In bacterium, the DNA window TATTCCCAACATGACCTACCGATGGTCGGGGGCCGCATGGCTACCGTTGGCAGCAACCAATCTGGACGTGCTACCGGACGGCAACATATACCAGCGCGTGAAGTCGGCAGCCCTGAGCTCCGATGGTCTGGTGCTGCTCGACCAAGTAAACATCGGCTCAGTCTACGACCTAGTGGCCAAGACGGACATTACGGCACACCACGTCAAGCTCAGCTATTGCGTCGAGGACTCCGCGCATCAGACGGTTTCGAGCTACGACAAGGGATACTGGGACTCGAAGCCCGACGATATGGACGACATCGACGACGGAGCGTACTGGAAAAAGGTCTACTACACCGAGATCTCAGCGGGCCACATCAAGGTCTATTCCGGGACCGTGTTTCAGGACGAGTGGTATTCCGACGGGGCTGGCACAGAGATTGACGAGCGATATGGCATTACCATCGGAGGCGTGGGTGGGCTGATGTTCAAGTACGGCGGGACCCTTGCGGCTCGTCTTTATGCTGACTCGGCTACGCTGAGAATCAGTGCCGCTGGCCGCCCAATCGTCATGGTCGGGACGTGCCTACAGATTCCATCCTTCAACGCTTTCCCCTCTGCGACGTTCGGGCGAATGTTCGCGTATGCGGGAGACAACCGCTTCTGGGTATATCGTGGCGGGGCCTGGCACTACATGGCAGACGGATAGGAGGGCGAGATGGCAGAGGACTTTGAAATCTTCGATGTTACGAACGTGATTCTAAGTGAGGACAAGCTGATAGCTTGCCTCTTCGACGGACGCTATGGCTCTATCGCAATCGTGTCGATAGTAGGTCCCGACAAGAAGGGAGCCTATCATCTCGATATGACCGAGCCCATGGATGCGATGCGGCTGTACTACCTGGACAAGTTCGGTCTCATGACCGAAGAGGATATGGACGCGGAGTTGGAGAAGCTCAACAAAGGCGAGAAGCGGAAGCTCTTGAACAAGCTCACACAGGAGCTCGGTTGATGGTCATATCAGCGCTGAGGACGTGGTGGCGCGTGGCCAGGGCCTTGAGGACCCCGTTCGTGGTGAGCCTCGACCACTGGTACTACACCATGTCGATGCCCGATTGGAGGTCCCAGGTTGCGAATTACCTCGCGGAGCTCTTCATGCAGCCGTATCTCGCGGAGCTCTTCGACTGCGACGACTTCGCCCTGTGCCTCAAGGCGGCATTCTCCAAGTCGAAGGTCAATGGCATCGGGCTCGTCTACGGTCGCTACAACCGGCGCTGGCACTGGTGGAACGTGGTCCTCGACAGCGGGGGGCTCGTGTTGCAGTTGGAGCCGCAGACTGGCACGTTCTTTTTCCGGAAGCGTGACTACTGGCCCTTGTTGGTCGTGATGTAGGAGGGTTCGATGGTGAATGAGTCAGAAAACGAGCAGACGCCCGAGACTGAGGTTGGCCTGATCACACTGGCCGTCGTGAAGCCAGGGATGAAAATGACCCACGCCGTCCGGGGCCTCACCCCCTGGGAAGTCAGGGCGGCTCTCCAGGAAATGCTCGAGATAAGCGAGCGGACCATAATCCATCTTCAAGCGGAGCGTCTCGCTCTGGCAAGCCAGGCAGCTCCAGCGGAGGCGCCGGCGGGTCGCGGTGGCAGGCTTTTCGAGAAACTCCAGGCGAAGGGAGCGGGCGATGATGGAAGAAGATAGGAATACAGTTCAATATCACCTGGGCCTGCTCACCAGCAAGGTCGAATCCCTGGCGGATAGCGTTGACAGCCTCACCGATACAGTCGGCAAGAATGTAGCCCTGACGGTTCGAGTTGCCGAGACGATCGCGCGGTTGCCCTGCAAGGAGAGGTTGGAATCCTGCAAACGGGAGCGCGACAGCATCCTCAAGAGGATCACCAACAACGTCCACAACAACCACCACGCGCAGCAATCTCGGTCGACGAGCCAATGGGCTGCCGGAGCGGCTATTGGCGGCGGCCTGCTCGTTGCAGCTATTCAGGCTATCGTGCATTTCTTCTGGCGCTAGTCGAGCCCAACAGGTTGTCCACAGGACTGTATTTGACGTGCGCCGCAGCAGCATCCTCAGCGTTCAATGACTGCACATACCTACGTGTCATGGTCAACGTGCTATGCCCCAAGAGTTGC includes these proteins:
- a CDS encoding lectin MOA-related protein, whose translation is MVISALRTWWRVARALRTPFVVSLDHWYYTMSMPDWRSQVANYLAELFMQPYLAELFDCDDFALCLKAAFSKSKVNGIGLVYGRYNRRWHWWNVVLDSGGLVLQLEPQTGTFFFRKRDYWPLLVVM